The Streptomyces halobius genomic interval TGGTCAGCGTGTTTCTGCGGGCTGGGGTTGTCGAATTGCAGGGCGGGTTCGCGGAGTCCCTTACGGGTACTCCGCAAGGAGGAGTTGTTTCCCCGCTGCTGGCTAACATCTATCTCACTGTCCTGGACCGGCATTTCTCGCGGATCTGGGAGACCGAGATGACCCCGGCGTGGCGTCGGCAGCATCGACGTCGCAAGGGTCTGCCGAACTTCCGGCTGGTGCGTTATGCGGACGACTTCGTGGTGCTTGTTCATGGCACGAGGGATGACGCTGAGGCGCTGAAGGCGGAGATCGGTGAACTGCTGGCCAGCAGAATGAAGATGACCCTCTCGGACGAGAAGACCCGCATCACCCACATCGACGACGGGTTCGTCTTCTTGGGCTTCCACATCCAGCGCAGGTTCTGGGGCGGCGGCCGTCGTGTTGTGCTCACCATTCCGGCCAAGCAAGCCTTGGCATCGGCGATGCACAAGATCAAGAAACTGACAGGGCGAGGCACAACCTCGCTCTCGTTGAAGGAGGTGCTGCGGACGGTCAACCCGGTCCTTCGGGGCTGGGCGGCTTACTTCCGCTACGGCGTTTCGAAGAGAACGTTCTCGTATCTCGGCTGGTACGCGTGGCGGAGGATGAATCTCTGGATTCGTCGCAAGCACCCTCGTATGACCTGGAAACAGATGCGCCGCCGTTACTTTGCAGCGGACAGCATCGCAGAGGGTGGGGTCACCCTCTACAACCCGGCGAAGATGAAGGTCGAGCGTTACCGCTTCCGCGGAGCGAAGATCAGCACGCCATACAACATCGATGAGGTCGATCCGGGCGGGGCGCGTTTCCGCCGGATCAACCACGACGATGTGGCCTTCGTCGGCCAGGTCAGTGAATACCTCGCCTGATTCATCGGATCGCGTGGAGAGCCGGATGCTCGGCCAACGGGCACGTCCGGTTCGGCGGGCGGGGATGGGAAGACCGGCACCCGAGAAGGTGCACGGCGTCCCGTCCCCGACCCAACTCCTCAAGAAGGGCACCACCTCGGCCGGGGTGCAACGGCAGTACTCAGGCACCGCGGGGGCCTGTGTCTGAATAACTGTCAGGGTTGGTCTGCTCGGTGGTCTTCGTCGGGAGTCAAGCGGGCTCGGATCTGTTCCACGGTGCGGGCGGGTGGTCCGGGGAGCGGTGTGACGACTACGCGGTGCAGGTCCAGGAGTCGGTGGCCGTCCTGGAACTGGTTGGACAGGTTGGTGCGGCCGACTCCCAGCAGTTGGGCCAGGAAGGTGCTGGTGATCGCTCGGCGGCGGCGTAAGAGGGCCGCCAGGAGGCGGTGGTAGTGGTCCAGGCTGCTGGATTGCGGGTGGAGGTAGCTGCGCGGGCGGTGGAAGCGCCGTTGGAAGGCCGCCTCGGCCAGGGCATCCCAGTACGGCTCCGAGGCTGTGACGAGGTGTTCGAAGGCGGGCCGTGGCATGCCGGTCAGGGCCGGATCGGTGAGCATCGTGGTCACGGCGGGATCGATTCGTCGGATGGTCGCTGGTGCCTGCGGGGGTTGGGGCGGGATGGGGGCCACGGTGTAGTTCCAGTCGCCGTGGAACGCGTTGGGCGTGATTGGCAGGGCTTGGAACTCGGCGGGGGTGACGGTGCTGCCCAGGCAGTAGCTGCCCGTGTCCAACTCGGCGCCGATGGTCAGCCCGCTCCGGGTGGTCGTCGCGGCGATGGTTTCGATGACGACCTGGTAGCTGGTCAGTGGCCGGCCCCGCCAGTTCGCGGTGATGTGGCAGAACATCCGATGTTCTATTTTGTTCCATTTGGATGTGCCGGGCGGAAAGTGGCAGACCGCGATCTCCAGTCCGCTCTCCAGGGCGAAGGCGGCCAGGTGCTTCTTCCAGGTCCAGCGGCGGGGATCGTTCGAACCACCGGCGTCGGCGGTGATCAACAACCGGGTAGCGTCCGGGTGGACGACCCGTCCGCGGCTCTGCCACCAGCGGCGTATCGATTCCACCGCGAACTCGGCGGTGTCGTGGTCGGTCCCGACGTTGACCCAGCCGGTGTTGGTGGCGATGTCGTAGATCCCGTAGGGGATCGCCACCGGCTGGTCGCTGGTGGTGAAGGTGTGGCAGTCGACCCTGATCGGGTCCTTGCCCGGCCGCCAGGTGCGACCGGGTCGGTCGCGGTTGCCGAGCCATTCCTTGGCTTTGGTGTCGACACTGATCACCGGCTGCTCGTCGTCGAGGAAGGCGGTGGCCGTAGCGTTCAGATGAGCGAACTGGGCGTCGCGGTCCGGATGGCTGGCGCCTTCGGTGGTCTTGACGGTGCCCTGCAGGCTGTAACCCAGGCTGTGCAGCAGGCGCCCGACGGTTGCGGCACTGACCCGATGACCTTGTGACGTGAGGTTCAAGGCCAGGGCACGCAGTGACAGGGTGGTCCACCGCAACGGAGAGACGGGATCACCACGGGTGTGCGGCTCGATCAACGATTCCAGCGCCGGCAGCAGTCCGGGGTCGGTGACCGTCAACGGCTTGCGGCCGGCTCCCGGAGCACGAACCCTCCTCGTCGGCAGCGGGTCTCCCGCCAGTTCAGTGACGCCCCGCGCGACGGTGGCGGTGCTGGCCCCAGAGGCGGCAGCGACCAGAGTGATCCCACCGTGGCCGATGGCCGCAGACTCGCTTGCCAGGTAGAGCCGACGGCGACGCTCGTCGAGATGCGGCAGGATCCGATCGAACTTGGCCCGTAACACGGCAACGGGCGGACGCACAGTCATGGTCCACCCTCCCACCAACACCAGCTGAGCGAGCACTAATTGAAATACAGGCCCCGGGACGTACTGAGAACTGCCAGGTCGCGGTGTTCGCCGCGTACGCGTCCTCGCGGGGGCGGACGTTGGTGGACCGGGAGCTGTACCTGCCGAAGTCCTGGACGTCCGACCGGGAGCGGTGCCGGGCGGCGAAGGTGCCCGACGAGCGTGGTTTCGCCACCAAGACCGAGCTGGCCCGGGTCCTGATCGCCCGGGCCCTGTCGTCACCGCTGCCTATCGCGTGGGTGACCGCCGATGCCCTCTACGGCCAGGACTGGCACTTCCGCCGCATGCTCGAGGAGGCCGGGCTCGGATACGTCGTCGCGGTCCCGAAATCGCAGCAGGTCAAGTCGCTGGCCGGGTGCTGGCGCATCGACCAGCTCATCGGCGAGGCCCCCGACGAGGCATGGGAGCGGCTCTCGTGCGGTGACGGCGCCAAGGGTCCTCGCCTCTACGACTGGGCAGCTGCCCAGTTGCCGGCCGTCCCGTTCTTCGACGGCGACGAACCGGCCCACCGGCGCTGGGTGTTGGCCCGCCGCAGCATCGCGCGTCCTGAGGAGGTCGCCTACTACCTGGCCCACGCTCCCACCGGCACCAGCGTCGGCAAGCTGGTCGAAGTCGCCGGCAGCCGCTGGGCCGTCGAGTCGTGCTTCCAGAGCGCGAAGAACGAGTGCGGCCTGGACCAGTACGAAGTCCGCCGTTACCCCGCCTGGTACCGGCACATCACCCTGGCCATGCTCGCCCACGCCTTCCTGGCAGCCATGGCGGTTCAGGCCGGGACGGAGAGGGGGGCCGCAGAAACGGATCATCCCTCGCGTCCCTCACGCTGGCAGAAATCCGCAGACTTCTGGCAGCTTGCCGCCCCAGGGCAGCACACCACCACCGGCATCACACCGATCAGGCACTGAGGTGGTCCTGCTGGCGCCGCCGTCACCAGGCCACCGCCAGACACTGCCACTACAAGCGCCGCACCGCCGGTCACGAACTCCCGCCACCTGACTGCCCGTCAGCTCGCTACACTCAGAAACAGATCCCTGACCAGCAGGAATAGCAAACTGCAACTGGAGTACTAAGCTAAGAGGCCCCACCGCTTTCAGTAGGGCCTTTGTCGCTTCTCACTTAAATTCGACTACTCGTAAATGAAGGCCGCCGAAAATATCATGGCGATCATTTCCCAGCTAGGGTATTCGGGGATCTCTTCGCCACGGTTCAAGAAGAACCCCTTCATGGAGCGAACCCAGTACCCTGCAGCCCGGACATAGTCTACTGAGGATTCGTTCTCATTGGGGAATGTACCCGCATCGGTCCTCTCAGCCAAGGCGAGCAAGAATCTCGACAGATCCTCAGGCGATTGAACGGATGATGTATCTGGATCGAGCTTACTCATGGAGTCCACACCTCTCCCCGTTTCGCGG includes:
- the ltrA gene encoding group II intron reverse transcriptase/maturase, which produces MNNDAPPISWPGSMAAERRVLDHQLKLHRWARNEPHRRFKDVFNLVCDRATLLVAWERVSGNRGARTAGVDGLTRYHVEERHGVIPFLEELRSSLKDGSFTALPVKQAVIPKKNGKVRYLGIPTLRDRVAQMALKLVLEPIFEVDFYPSSYGYRPGRRAQDAIAEIHHCTSKPSNYEWVIEGDIKACFDNVDHHVLMNLVAERIKDRKVLRLVSVFLRAGVVELQGGFAESLTGTPQGGVVSPLLANIYLTVLDRHFSRIWETEMTPAWRRQHRRRKGLPNFRLVRYADDFVVLVHGTRDDAEALKAEIGELLASRMKMTLSDEKTRITHIDDGFVFLGFHIQRRFWGGGRRVVLTIPAKQALASAMHKIKKLTGRGTTSLSLKEVLRTVNPVLRGWAAYFRYGVSKRTFSYLGWYAWRRMNLWIRRKHPRMTWKQMRRRYFAADSIAEGGVTLYNPAKMKVERYRFRGAKISTPYNIDEVDPGGARFRRINHDDVAFVGQVSEYLA
- a CDS encoding DUF7660 family protein, translated to MTNDDSIVLRETGRGVDSMSKLDPDTSSVQSPEDLSRFLLALAERTDAGTFPNENESSVDYVRAAGYWVRSMKGFFLNRGEEIPEYPSWEMIAMIFSAAFIYE